A section of the Plasmodium knowlesi strain H genome assembly, chromosome: 3 genome encodes:
- a CDS encoding SICAvar, type II, translating into MEDFKFFAEFMEKLLAEKGTGAMTANVLLKRVDEGMDTMLDNVQDNTMYEEELCAKKEDHSSREILDDTSKNLCKILIRLFYWIGGLRQAGIKEVGKGNMWVWTEEVLTKADEKQVQDYLRCIMGKILIVKLLAAHCDPSKVLPIVQEAINHKISGENVKAKHEKCKGMDFKSLSIGQKFFWGEIKESIKNDKQRRGETLGKLIRGEKGCEGRAEDKWKNIGEILGLKEGGKLIELNTDSNTLPKKALSKALCYMRHKRDIREIEKILREVHDQVDRKYKGSAKGSGETGSGGTRADALDECEDIVEDDSPRGSAVYSAVTPLHKSPEPASTGAQEPATISQAAAPEVQTQPSVSSTSASSSSSSSPSSLSSSSSSSSSASVSGSSGGGSGGGTGTSTGAGQGPGQGPGPPQQPPPPPPPQQQQSGQQGNQSPSTPSALSTPVTTSTQIPTTPSQSSPSQPTPQGPSSSQQSPPVVPAPAPIGTPVNGGGVGGAAAEGAGIEGGLVSGGGGGGSGTGSSELNASSAGSPGGPQANPSPQTEGGGGPTAASASSGPGAGGVVPGVPGVGGVPGVGTPEAAPAAGTLPGPGGAAGAGDSSGPAAAAAGQNNAVSTTDNGPSAGQIFRAVGRGISNILGSIFSNALSPLVNITTVPSALLDSVSRSAGPVIKQAAEAQEAAKAEAAAKAEAAAKAQEAAEAAKAQEADPVAPAAAPPAPAPVNGGSADSGTSPNSHGGTASTGAAADPGSPAGGGGTGGGGSGLSGTTTSDGSPGGPEANPVPTTPNITSVEPHITPVTTSTHVSSPTSPVITAHVTSSQHPPSPTSPLTPISTGAGTAGGKGRQSRTSHGGKTPRGPKVVEWDIRNVKDVIIPYIPIIPVVLGVSVFGFLFFKYFGFSGRQKRRSRRAAQIPRSPPPLEEHMEKGALTISYAPSQYYMVRRRHPLFSTERQRAKKHILKGISEKTIIHVHLEEVNEYKNQEQNYGSPPLMDKVDFLQIIVEEFMGSA; encoded by the exons ATGGAGGACTTCAAGTTTTTTGCAGAATTTATGGAAAAATTGTTAGCAGAAAAGGGTACAGGTGCTATGACAGCG AATGTTCTATTGAAAAGAGTAGATGAAGGGATGGACACCATGCTCGACAATGTGCAAGACAACACAATGTATGAAGAGGAACTTTGtgcgaaaaaggaagaccATAGTAGCAGGGAAATATTGGATGATACAAGTAAAAAtttgtgtaaaattttaatCAGATTATTCTACTGGATTGGTGGATTAAGACAAGCGGGTATTAAGGAGGTTGGGAAGGGAAACATGTGGGTATGGACAGAAGAAGTGTTGACGAAGGCAGATGAGAAACAGGTGCAAGATTATTTAAGGTGTATAATGGGTAAAATACTTATAGTAAAACTGTTAGCAGCACATTGTGATCCAAGCAAAGTGCTCCCAATTGTGCAGGAGGCAATTAACCATAAAATAAGTggtgaaaatgtaaaggcGAAGCATGAGAAATGCAAAGGAATGGATTTTAAAAGTTTAAGTATTGGGcagaaatttttttggggtgAAATAAAAGAGTCAATAAAGAATGATAAGCAGCGTAGAGGGGAAACTCTTGGAAAATTAattaggggggaaaaaggatgTGAAGGTCGAGCAGAGGACAAGTGGAAGAATATTGGTGAGATACTTGGTTTAAAGGAGGGTGGTAAACTCATAGAATTGAACACTGATAGTAATACGCTGCCAAAGAAAGCATTGTCCAAAGCGCTATGTTACATGCGGCATAAGCGCGACATTAGGGAAATAGAGAAAATCTTACGGGAAGTTCACGATCAGGTGGACAGAAAATATAAGGGGTCAGCAAAAGGATCTGGGGAGACAGGGTCAGGAGGTACGCGTGCAGACGCTCTTGACGAGTGCGAAGATATCGTGGAAGATGATTCTCCCCGCGGATCTGCAGTTTACTCTGCCGTCACTCCTTTGCATAAATCACCAGAACCCGCATCAACTGGTGCACAGGAACCAGCTACAATATCACAGGCAGCCGCTCCTGAAGTACAAACACAACCAAGTGTATCTTCCACTTCGGCTTCAAGCTCAAGTTCCTCTTCCCCCAGTAGTTTAAGTAGTTCAAGTTCAAGTTCTTCTTCAGCTTCAGTTTCTGGATCTTCTGGAGGTGGTAGTGGTGGCGGCACTGGTACTAGTACTGGTGCTGGTCAGGGACCAGGTCAAGGTCCTGGtccaccacaacaaccaccCCCCCCACCTCCgccacaacaacaacagagTGGTCAACAAGGTAACCAATCACCTTCAACACCATCAGCATTATCAACACCTGTTACAACATCAACACAAATACCAACAACACCATCGCAATCATCACCATCACAACCCACTCCTCAAGgaccatcatcatcacaaCAATCTCCTCCTGTCGTTCCAGCACCAGCCCCTATTGGAACTCCTGTTAATGGTGGTGGTGTTGGTGGTGCTGCTGCTGAAGGGGCCGGTATAGAGGGCGGTTTAGTAtcaggtggtggtggtggtggcaGCGGTACTGGTAGTAGTGAACTTAATGCTTCTAGTGCTGGCAGTCCGGGCGGACCTCAAGCAAATCCTTCACCACAAACGGAAGGTGGTGGTGGTCCCACCGCTGCTAGTGCCAGTAGTGGTCCGGGTGCTGGTGGGGTTGTACCTGGTGTTCCAGGGGTAGGTGGTGTCCCGGGGGTTGGTACTCCAGAAGCTGCACCTGCGGCTGGTACTCTTCCTGGTCCAGGTGGTGCTGCTGGTGCTGGTGACAGTAGTGGTCCGGCTGCTGCGGCAGCAGGACAGAATAATGCTGTGAGTACAACGGATAATGGACCTTCTGCTGGTCAAATATTTCGCGCTGTAGGAAGAGGAATTTCTAACATATTAGGCTCAATATTTTCAAATGCACTGTCCCCCCTTGTAAATATCACCACAGTTCCCTCCGCCCTTCTCGATTCAGTTTCCCGTTCAGCTGGTCCCGTTATAAAGCAAGCTGCAGAAGCTCAAGAAGCTGCAAAAGCTGAAGCAGCTGCAAAAGCTGAAGCAGCTGCAAAAGCTCAAGAAGCTGCAGAAGCTGCAAAAGCTCAAGAAGCTGATCCGGTGGCTCCGGCAGCAGCACCCCCTGCTCCTGCTCCCGTTAATGGTGGAAGCGCCGATTCTGGTACTTCACCAAATTCTCATGGTGGTACTGCAAGTACTGGTGCTGCTGCTGATCCAGGATCTCCTGCTGGGGGCGGTGGTACcggtggtggtggtagtgGTCTCAGTGGTACCACAACGAGTGACGGTAGTCCAGGCGGACCTGAAGCGAATCCTGTCCCCACTACTCCAAATATTACATCCGTGGAGCCACACATCACGCCTGTTACAACATCAACACATGTATCATCGCCAACATCACCAGTAATAACGGCGCATGTAACATCATCACAGCATCCACCATCACCAACATCACCATTAACACCTATTTCAACGGGAGCTGGCACTGCTGGCGGAAAAGGACGTCAGAGCAGGACATCACATGGAGGTAAAACTCCACGTGGCCCGAAGGTTGTGGAATGGGATATAAGGAATGTAAAGGATGTTATCATCCCCTATATTCCAATAATTCCTGTTGTATTAGGTGTTTCTGTAtttggtttccttttttttaag TATTTTGGATTTTCTGGTCGGCAAAAACGACGTTCCCGACGTGCGGCACAAATACCGAGGAGTCCTCCCCCTTTGGAAGAACATATGGAAAAAGGCGCTCTAACCATATCATATGCACCTTCTCAGTATTATATGGTTAGAAGACGCCATCCTCTATTTAGTACGGAAAGGCAGCGAGCAAAAAAACATATCTTAAAAGGAATAAGCGAAAAAACTATTATTCATGTTCACTTGGAGGAAGTAAATGAATACAAGAACCAAGAACAAAACTATGGGTCGCCGCCATTAATGGATAAAGtcgattttcttcaaatcatCGTGGAGGAATTTATGGGATCCGCATAA